From Amphiprion ocellaris isolate individual 3 ecotype Okinawa chromosome 2, ASM2253959v1, whole genome shotgun sequence, a single genomic window includes:
- the gadd45ab gene encoding growth arrest and DNA-damage-inducible, alpha, b yields MCNMTFEDTSGDNSTERMESVAKALEEVLSSALPQGCITVGVYEAAKALNADPDNVVLCLLATDDEEEDVALQIHFTLIQAFCCENDINILRVSNMRRLAEILGGVMPGGEPMDLHCVLVTNPQSSLWQDPALSKVNRFCRDSRCLDQWVPVINLPDR; encoded by the exons ATGTGCAATATGACTTTTGAAGACACCAGTGGAGATAATTCAACAGAAAG gATGGAATCGGTGGCTAAAGCATTAGAGGAGGTCCTGAGCTCTGCATTGCCTCAGGGTTGCATCACTGTCGGAGTCTATGAGGCAGCAAAGGCACTAAATGC AGATCCAGACAACGTGGTGTTGTGTCTACTGGCCACGgatgacgaggaggaggatgtgGCTCTGCAGATTCACTTCACCTTGATCCAGGCTTTCTGCTGCGAGAATGACATCAACATCCTGCGGGTGAGCAACATGAGGCGTCTGGCAGAGATCCTCGGTGGAGTGATGCCTGGAGGAGAACCCATGGATCTGCACTGTGTTCTAGTTACG AATCCTCAGTCGTCTCTGTGGCAGGACCCAGCACTGAGCAAAGTGAACAGATTCTGCAGAGACAGTCGCTGTTTGGATCAGTGGGTGCCTGTTATCAACCTTCCCGACCGATGA